Sequence from the Brevundimonas sp. SGAir0440 genome:
GCGTTCAACGCCTCCCTGACCCGGATGCAGGCCCGCGCCTGGATGACCGCCCTGATCATCGTCGTCATGTTCGGCGGCGTGACCCTGGTGCTGTGGCTGGGCGCTCAGGACGTGGTGAAGGGCGCCATGACGCCCGGCGCCCTGCTTCAGTTCGTCCTTCTGTCGGTCTTCGCCGCGGGCGCCGTGGGCGCGCTCGGCGAAAGCTGGGGCGACGTGCAAAAGGCCGCCGGCGCCATGGAGCGGATCGAGGAGCTGATGCGCGCCGTCGCCGGCATCGCCCCGCCGCCGCAGCCCACGGCCCTGCCGACGCCCCCGCGCGGCGAGGTGTCGATGTCGGCCGTCGGTTTCGCCTATCCGGGCCGCCCGGATCTGCCGGCCCTGAAGGGCTTCAGCCTGACCGTACGCCCCGGCGAGACGGTCGCCCTGGTCGGCCCGTCCGGCGCCGGCAAGTCCACGGTCTTCCGCCTGCTGCTGCGCTTCTATGATCCGCAGACGGGCATGGTTTCGGTCGACGGCGTGGATGTGCGCCAGGCCGATCCCGTCGCCGTGCGCGACCGCTTCGCCTGGGTGTCGCAGGAAACGCCGCTGTTCTCGGGCTCGGCCTTGGAGAACATCCGCTTCGGCCGCGAGAACACCACCCTGGAAGAGGCCCGCGCCGTCGCCGAAAAGGCCCAGGCGCTCGGCTTCATCGACGCCCTGCCGGAAGGGTTCGATACCCCGCTCGGCGAGCGCGGCAAGAGTCTGTCGGGCGGCCAGCGCCAGCGCCTGGCCATCGCCCGCGCCCTGGTCCGCGACGCCCCCATCCTGCTGCTCGACGAGGCCACCAGCGCGCTGGACGCCGAAAGCGAGCGCCTGGTCCAGGTCGCCCTCGATCAGGCGATGGAGGAGCGCACCACCCTGGTTATCGCCCACCGCCTCGCCACTGTCCTGCGCGCCGA
This genomic interval carries:
- a CDS encoding ABC transporter transmembrane domain-containing protein, which encodes MTDQAAASASSANRASGMASLEGRPSAGALLAEQMSEAGAKRAKRRDIRPLARLIPFAMRHKGHALMAVFWLLLSTAASLGLTALARGAIDHGFEAGGANLNIWFLLLGANALFLGLATAARYYFVTRTGERVIADVRKGLFGRILTLDPSFYAHMRTGEVLSRLTTDIALVETLMTTSISYALRNFLTLIGGVALLFFVSPKLTGFVLLIVPFLLGPIFIFGRKVRKLTVASQDRFANAVGFAGESVDAIETVQAFGREQSAITRFGAAVEDAFNASLTRMQARAWMTALIIVVMFGGVTLVLWLGAQDVVKGAMTPGALLQFVLLSVFAAGAVGALGESWGDVQKAAGAMERIEELMRAVAGIAPPPQPTALPTPPRGEVSMSAVGFAYPGRPDLPALKGFSLTVRPGETVALVGPSGAGKSTVFRLLLRFYDPQTGMVSVDGVDVRQADPVAVRDRFAWVSQETPLFSGSALENIRFGRENTTLEEARAVAEKAQALGFIDALPEGFDTPLGERGKSLSGGQRQRLAIARALVRDAPILLLDEATSALDAESERLVQVALDQAMEERTTLVIAHRLATVLRADRIVVMDDGRVVEEGTHEQLVAQGGLYARLAELQFRN